A window of Amycolatopsis australiensis contains these coding sequences:
- a CDS encoding alpha/beta fold hydrolase has protein sequence MTEEIADVGRGISLAYERIGDRGAEPLVLVAGLGQQLHSWPDAFCAQLAERGFEVIRFDNRDAGRSTHPRFRPPSLFGMLAGRFPPQQYDLKDMAADTAGLLDALALERVHIAGVSMGGMISQTVAALYPDRVRTLTSIMSTTGSRLIGRPALSTWRLMGAKPPSTREEAVASAVRMFRHIGSHGYPFDEAWVRETAGKGWDRDPTAGGVGRQLAAILKSGNRTALLRRITAPTLVIHGDRDRMVHPTGGAATARAIPGARLETVRGMGHDLPEGAWPTILGLIGEHARSSDVTAP, from the coding sequence GTGACCGAAGAGATCGCCGACGTCGGCCGCGGAATTTCCCTGGCGTACGAACGGATCGGGGACCGCGGCGCCGAGCCGCTGGTCCTCGTCGCCGGACTGGGCCAGCAGCTGCACAGCTGGCCGGACGCCTTCTGCGCGCAGCTGGCCGAGCGCGGCTTCGAGGTCATCCGGTTCGACAACCGCGACGCCGGGCGCTCGACACACCCGCGCTTCCGGCCGCCGAGCCTCTTCGGCATGCTCGCCGGCCGGTTCCCGCCGCAGCAGTACGACCTGAAGGACATGGCCGCCGACACCGCGGGCCTGCTCGACGCCCTGGCGCTGGAACGCGTCCACATCGCGGGCGTGTCGATGGGCGGGATGATCTCCCAGACCGTCGCGGCGCTGTACCCGGACCGGGTCCGGACCCTGACGTCGATCATGTCGACGACCGGGTCGCGGCTGATCGGCCGTCCCGCGCTCTCGACGTGGCGGCTGATGGGCGCGAAACCGCCGAGCACGCGCGAAGAGGCGGTCGCAAGCGCGGTCCGGATGTTCCGGCACATCGGCTCGCACGGCTACCCGTTCGACGAGGCCTGGGTGCGCGAGACGGCCGGCAAGGGCTGGGACCGCGACCCGACGGCCGGCGGCGTGGGCCGCCAGCTCGCCGCGATCCTCAAGTCCGGCAACCGGACCGCCCTGCTGCGGCGGATCACCGCGCCGACGCTGGTGATCCACGGCGACCGCGACCGGATGGTCCACCCGACCGGCGGCGCCGCCACCGCCCGCGCCATCCCCGGCGCCCGGCTCGAAACCGTCCGCGGCATGGGCCACGACCTGCCCGAAGGAGCCTGGCCCACGATCCTCGGCCTCATCGGCGAACACGCGAGGAGCAGCGATGTCACGGCCCCGTAG
- a CDS encoding SDR family NAD(P)-dependent oxidoreductase gives MTAAGPAPRRHSITGRPVVITGAASGIGRALATRLSRLGSPVALADVDEDGLKATAAALPGRVLTRVLDVRDARDQRRFAGEVREWLPAPLAAVFNNAGVALTSTVLDAVPEDDDWLHDIDFRGVVHGTRAFLPILVEQGEGAIVNTSSVFGLLGMPYQSAYCAAKFAVRGFTESLRQELRGTAVRAVTVHPGGVTTNIARNARMRRDPEGLGRTREEMAARFEAMTMTSPEKAAAIIHAGVDRGKARILVGPDAYLFDALARITPTHYHAVLSRVMKRPRRTEAALP, from the coding sequence GTGACCGCCGCCGGACCGGCGCCCAGGCGGCACAGCATCACCGGCCGCCCGGTGGTGATCACCGGCGCGGCGTCCGGCATCGGCCGGGCACTGGCCACCCGGCTGTCCCGGCTCGGCTCCCCGGTCGCGCTCGCCGACGTCGACGAAGACGGGCTGAAGGCCACGGCGGCCGCGCTGCCCGGCCGCGTGCTGACGCGGGTGCTCGACGTCCGCGACGCGCGGGACCAGCGCCGGTTCGCCGGCGAGGTCCGCGAATGGCTCCCGGCTCCGCTGGCCGCGGTGTTCAACAACGCCGGTGTCGCGCTCACCTCCACCGTCCTCGACGCGGTACCCGAGGACGACGACTGGCTGCACGACATCGACTTCCGCGGCGTCGTGCACGGGACGCGCGCGTTCCTGCCGATCCTCGTCGAGCAGGGCGAAGGCGCGATCGTGAACACCTCCAGCGTGTTCGGCCTGCTCGGCATGCCGTACCAGAGCGCGTACTGCGCGGCGAAGTTCGCCGTCCGCGGGTTCACCGAGTCCCTGCGCCAGGAGCTGCGCGGGACGGCGGTCCGCGCGGTCACCGTGCACCCGGGCGGCGTCACGACGAACATCGCGCGCAACGCCCGGATGCGCCGGGACCCCGAAGGGCTGGGCCGCACGCGCGAAGAGATGGCGGCGCGGTTCGAGGCCATGACCATGACCTCGCCGGAGAAGGCGGCGGCGATCATCCACGCCGGCGTCGACCGCGGCAAGGCCCGCATCCTCGTCGGTCCCGACGCCTACCTGTTCGACGCGCTCGCCCGCATCACCCCCACCCATTACCACGCCGTGCTTTCGCGCGTCATGAAACGCCCGCGGCGAACGGAGGCTGCCCTGCCATGA
- a CDS encoding flavin-containing monooxygenase, with protein MTEHVDVLIVGAGLSGVGAAHHLRTAFPRKTYTILEARDAIGGTWDLFRYPGVRSDSDMQTLGYRFRPWTDAKAIADGPSILRYVRDTAAEAGIDRHIRFGHKVVRASWSTVDALWTVEAVHDGEPVRLTAKFLYLCSGYYDYESGHTPEFPGIGNFRGTVVHPQHWPEDLDYTGKKVVVIGSGATAVTLVPAMTDRAEHVTMLQRSPTYILSLPSEDALANRLRGLLGPRLAYPLARWKNVAVSTLIYQLSRRRPGVVKALIRKAALKQLPPGYAVDTHFKPRYQPWDQRLCLVPDGDLFRAIRRGHASVVTDRIATFTETGIRLASGEELAADVVVTATGLRLLAFGGIGLAVDGEPVKLPETMAYKGMMLSGVPNFAFTIGYTNASWTLKADLVAEYVVRLLRHLDRHGYDQCVPVNDDPAVTERPLLDFDAGYVRRSIDEFPKAGSRAPWQLGMSYAHDLVKLRHGRIDDGALRFSRRTAAAGRLSA; from the coding sequence ATGACCGAGCACGTCGACGTGCTGATCGTCGGCGCCGGGTTGTCCGGCGTCGGCGCGGCGCACCACCTGCGGACCGCCTTCCCGCGCAAGACGTACACGATCCTCGAGGCCCGGGACGCGATCGGCGGCACCTGGGACCTCTTCCGCTACCCGGGCGTCCGGTCCGACTCGGACATGCAGACCCTCGGCTACCGGTTCCGGCCGTGGACCGACGCGAAGGCCATCGCGGACGGACCGTCGATCCTGCGGTACGTCCGCGACACCGCCGCCGAGGCGGGGATCGACCGGCACATCCGCTTCGGGCACAAGGTCGTCCGCGCGTCCTGGTCCACAGTGGACGCATTGTGGACGGTCGAGGCCGTGCACGACGGCGAGCCCGTGCGGCTCACGGCGAAGTTCCTCTACCTCTGCAGCGGCTACTACGACTACGAATCCGGCCACACGCCGGAGTTCCCGGGCATCGGGAACTTCCGCGGGACCGTCGTGCACCCGCAGCACTGGCCCGAAGACCTCGACTACACCGGCAAGAAGGTCGTCGTGATCGGCAGCGGGGCGACGGCGGTGACGCTCGTGCCGGCGATGACCGACCGCGCCGAGCACGTCACGATGCTGCAGCGCTCCCCCACGTACATCCTTTCGCTGCCTTCGGAAGACGCGCTGGCCAACCGGCTGCGCGGCCTGCTCGGCCCGCGGCTGGCGTACCCGCTCGCGCGCTGGAAGAACGTCGCGGTCAGCACGCTGATCTACCAGCTGAGCCGTCGGCGGCCGGGAGTGGTGAAGGCGCTGATCCGCAAGGCCGCGCTGAAGCAGCTGCCGCCCGGGTACGCCGTGGACACCCACTTCAAGCCGCGGTACCAGCCGTGGGACCAGCGGCTGTGCCTGGTGCCGGACGGCGACCTGTTCCGCGCGATCCGCCGCGGCCACGCCTCGGTCGTCACCGACCGGATCGCCACCTTCACCGAGACCGGGATCCGGCTGGCATCGGGGGAAGAGCTGGCGGCCGACGTCGTCGTCACCGCCACCGGGCTGCGCCTGCTGGCCTTCGGCGGCATCGGCCTGGCCGTCGACGGCGAGCCGGTCAAGCTGCCGGAAACCATGGCGTACAAGGGGATGATGCTCAGCGGCGTGCCGAACTTCGCGTTCACCATCGGGTACACGAACGCGTCGTGGACGCTCAAGGCCGACCTCGTCGCCGAGTACGTCGTCCGGCTGCTGCGCCACCTCGACCGGCACGGCTACGACCAGTGCGTGCCGGTCAACGACGACCCGGCGGTCACCGAGCGGCCGCTGCTGGACTTCGACGCCGGGTACGTGCGGCGGTCGATCGACGAGTTCCCCAAGGCCGGTTCGCGGGCGCCGTGGCAGCTGGGCATGAGCTACGCGCACGACCTGGTCAAGCTCCGGCACGGCCGGATCGACGACGGCGCGCTGCGCTTCTCGCGGCGGACGGCGGCAGCGGGCAGACTGAGCGCATGA
- a CDS encoding NAD(+)/NADH kinase, which produces MHSAGLVLHPRRDSAAAVEAVLGWAGHRNIEILGIADEIVRLNCAAVAVTPEELGRRSDLVVSLGGDGTMLRAMRLADGQRAPVLGVNLGKLGFLAEVDVPDLPGALSAIDDHQFTVEPRLAVDAVLAGRRITAFNDIAVVRVPGEGSAVVAVRVGGQPFVSYSADAVVVATPTGSTAYSFSAGGPITSPSVEALLVTPAAPHSAYSRGVVLSVHDEVTLELLPASGRLAVEVDGQVAGYVVAGDRLDLRARPSAARVVRLGRTTFFQRARRKLRLTDSAEIPQDGDH; this is translated from the coding sequence ATGCACTCCGCGGGACTCGTGCTGCACCCCCGCCGCGACTCCGCGGCCGCCGTCGAAGCCGTGCTCGGCTGGGCGGGCCACCGGAACATCGAGATCCTCGGCATCGCCGACGAGATCGTGCGGCTGAACTGCGCCGCGGTGGCGGTGACGCCCGAGGAGCTGGGCCGCCGGTCCGACCTGGTGGTCAGCCTCGGCGGCGACGGCACGATGCTGCGGGCCATGCGGCTGGCCGACGGGCAGCGCGCGCCGGTGCTCGGGGTGAACCTCGGCAAGCTCGGCTTCCTGGCCGAGGTCGACGTCCCGGACCTGCCCGGCGCGCTCTCGGCCATCGACGACCACCAGTTCACCGTCGAGCCGCGGCTGGCCGTCGACGCCGTGCTCGCGGGACGGCGGATCACCGCGTTCAACGACATCGCGGTGGTGCGCGTCCCGGGCGAGGGCAGCGCGGTCGTCGCGGTCCGCGTCGGCGGCCAGCCGTTCGTGAGCTACTCGGCGGACGCGGTGGTCGTGGCCACGCCGACCGGCTCGACGGCGTACAGCTTCTCGGCGGGCGGCCCGATCACCAGCCCGTCGGTGGAGGCGCTGCTGGTCACGCCCGCGGCCCCGCACTCGGCGTACAGCCGGGGCGTGGTGCTCTCGGTGCACGACGAGGTGACGCTCGAGCTGCTGCCGGCCAGCGGCAGGCTCGCGGTCGAGGTCGACGGGCAGGTGGCGGGGTACGTCGTCGCCGGCGACCGGCTCGACCTGCGCGCCCGGCCCAGCGCCGCGCGCGTCGTGCGCCTCGGGCGGACCACGTTCTTCCAGCGGGCGCGGCGCAAGCTGCGGCTGACCGACTCGGCGGAGATCCCGCAGGACGGCGACCACTAG
- a CDS encoding DUF998 domain-containing protein yields the protein MLLPAPARPHLCARLLVPGALTALAGAVVLLAVLHLDRRLAPLDPVSTMLSDYALSPGRWLWAGALILTSTGSALLLVALRRRGLLANPALVAGKALWCVSLVAVAIFAKDPQGGAITATGKIHLYASAVTCLSLPVVGWALGRRHRDDPRWRRSATWSRRLALAAIPFYLPFIVPFAANVVFGDHLPTVATGLVERLMMVLEIALLAVLGHWAHRATRTGAALRT from the coding sequence ATGCTGCTGCCCGCCCCTGCCCGTCCCCACCTGTGCGCCCGCCTGCTCGTGCCCGGCGCGCTGACCGCGCTGGCCGGCGCCGTCGTGCTGCTGGCCGTGCTGCACCTCGACCGGCGGCTGGCCCCGCTCGACCCGGTGAGCACGATGCTCAGCGACTACGCGCTCAGCCCGGGCCGGTGGCTGTGGGCCGGGGCGCTGATCCTGACCAGCACGGGCTCGGCGCTGCTGCTGGTCGCGCTGCGGCGCCGCGGGCTGCTGGCCAACCCGGCACTGGTCGCGGGGAAGGCGTTGTGGTGCGTGAGCCTCGTGGCGGTCGCGATCTTCGCGAAAGACCCGCAGGGCGGGGCGATCACCGCGACGGGCAAGATCCACCTCTACGCGTCGGCGGTCACGTGCCTGAGCCTGCCGGTGGTCGGCTGGGCGCTGGGCCGGCGCCACCGCGACGACCCGCGCTGGCGCCGGTCGGCCACCTGGTCCCGGCGGCTGGCGCTGGCGGCGATCCCGTTCTACCTGCCGTTCATCGTCCCGTTCGCGGCGAACGTCGTGTTCGGCGACCATCTCCCGACGGTCGCGACCGGCCTGGTCGAGCGGCTGATGATGGTGCTGGAGATCGCGCTGCTGGCCGTGCTCGGCCACTGGGCCCACCGCGCGACCCGCACCGGCGCCGCGCTGCGAACCTGA